The sequence below is a genomic window from Lolium perenne isolate Kyuss_39 chromosome 7, Kyuss_2.0, whole genome shotgun sequence.
TTTGCAGAAAGACTGGTCTGCTATATATTGTCCAACTAAGCATAAAATTACCATGTAACGCCTCCAGTGTACCATTACATTCATGGTGTTGTTAATGCTAACATTGAAAGTAGAAAGTTGACAATTCAATTTTGCATGTTTCTGTGATGATGACCTTGTATTGCATTTGTTGAAAAATATTCTCATGTGCGTTCAGGCTCCTTCGCCAGGTGCTCGCGTCGTGTATATAGATGGCGCATTTGATCTTTTCCATGCTGGTCATGTTGAGGTACCTTTTTTGATTCTGATGGAAATTATTTTCTCATAAGTAATTCGCTAAATTTGGTCTTGAGTGTGGTTCATATCTTGCCGCTGAACATATTTCATGTTATTGTCTAATGCAGATCCTCAGAAGTGCTAGGCAACTTGGTGACTTCCTTCTTGTGGGTGTTCATGATGACCAGGCCATCAGGTGCGTAtttaatatcttttgcagttatcAATTGAAGTTGTTCACCATCAATGGATCAACTATATGTACCAGCCTTTGTGTTAATAAAAGAACAAACAGTTCATGTTACTTAGCTTCTCTTATATAAGGTTAGATACCATCCCGCAAAAAAATATACCATCCTTATGAGAACCAATTGTCCAGGGAAAGAAGAGGCTGTCGTCCTATCATGCATCTCCATGAGCGTACTCTTAGTGTGCTTGCATGTCGCTATGTTGACGAAGTTATAATAGGCGCACCACGAGAAGTTTCAAGGGATATGGTATGTTATAAATTTCTCTGAGTTGATTCAATATATTTCTCATACCTTAATGGTTAAGTTTCAAGAATGGTTACATTGTATACTGTGCAGCGATTGCTGTTAGCAGACCCTCAAATCTTCTCTTTTGTCAAATGGTGCAGATCACTACGTTCAACATTTCATTGGTTGTGCATGGGACAGTAGCCGAGGGCAGTTCTGTAGTAAGCACTTAATCACAATCTAATGTATCCTGATGGCGACTTACCTAAATTAGTTGTACAAATTTAAAACTTGATGGACTCATTCTGCAGGTTGAAGTTGATCCTTATGCCCTTCCAAAGAGTATGGGTATTTTCCAAACAGTCACAAGCCCCAAAACAATAACATCAGTTTCAGTGGCTACAAGAATAATTGATAACCACGAAGCATACAAGGTACACATTAGTACATTCCCAGGGACTTGATAAATACACAATTCAATTTTCTATTTTAGTTAGCTTAAACGCATTTTATTCCTACTAAACATTCTTATTCTTGGGAATTTCTGTAAACAGAAAAGAAACTTGAAAAAGAAGGCGAGTGAAGACAAGTACTACACACAAAAGGAATATGTCTCTGGAGACTAGTGCTGCAAAAGGAGAGAAAGGCATGGCGCCTCCTTGTACTAAAAGTTAATCTACAACAGAAGCTGCAACACATACTCAGCTATAGAGAGTAGTCAGGGATAATTTAATGGCCATTTTGGGGAGAAACTTCTTCTACTGCTGCCCTTTTTCGGCTGAAATGTCCACTTAATAGCAAGAATTCACATACATGATTCTTTTTCTTACCTTTTTCCCTGGAGGGAAAATATTCATGGCTGAACACCTTGAGGCTTCAGCAGACCATTGTTGTATACTTGTAAGCTATCCTTAAGAGTTTGTGAAGAGATTATAGTTGTATATTTCCTAATTGTAGCAGGCTGTACTGCCATTATATATAGTGCTGAGACGAAGAGCCTAACTACGATCACCTGGCATTTGTTTGACTTTTCTGACTAGAGAAGGTTTTGTTCAGCTTTCTTTGTACACCAGTGTTATGTTTGGTATTTACTGTTTATGCGGGTGCAAAGAACTCACAATTTGCTTAGTTTTGGTGCAATGTGAATATTTGTTTTTCTCTGTTGAAGGATAGTAACTAAATAGTTTGCTCTATACTCTATAAGGTGGACAACACTGTATGTGCTGATATTTTTGAATGTAAAAAAGGGCAGCAAAAGAGATTTTGTAGCTCGGGCGACATGGAGCTCGTTTCTTCAAAAATTGGAAAATAGCATTTAATagtttcaaaaaaatatgaacaaACAATCTTGAGGTAGACAATAATGTACTCTGCCACTGTGAAAAAAAGGCAATTCGAAAGACTGAGTATTTTGGGCTTGTACAAAATTCACAAATCTGTGGATCTGAGAAAGAGAAAGTGAACAGTGCAGATTTTGAAACTTCCAACATTTCTCAGAATTTGTCATTTTTCTGTAGCCTCGAATATAATGTATTTCATCCTCAGATTTTGCAGAGTGGTAGAGTACATCATTAGCTACAACAAGATTTTTTTTTAGCATTTGTTGAAACTTCAAATTGTTGGATTCaaattttgcaagaaaacaggaGCCATGTAGCTCGGGCTACAATTGGGGTTTCCGCAGCAAAAGATAGCTAAAGCTATTTGAAACAGTTTATCAGTTAAAACACACATCTTTTATAGTGGTGAATGGAGTTGAGGCTAGGACCTTTGGGTTGTCAATAACAAAAAATTCCTAAATCCTATATACCTTCCAAAAGGGTAATTGTCCACAATCAGAATCTGCAGAAGTTTCTATTGGGTTTAATATCTAGCGTATATTAACTTGTTCGGGATAGAGGCTTTGATGTTGTTGCTGTAACCAAAATCTGCCGATGCAATTTATAAGATATACTTGTAACCATTACACTGTTACAACAGTATATTAAGATTAGACCAACAACATGTACTGATAGAATTACACTGCAACAGCATGAAACTGACACGCTCTATGCCTCTACCTATGTTGGCCACATCCCAGCAGGCTCCATCAGGATCCTATGTAATCCAGGCTATTTTCTGTTCAGTAGGGTGCCACTCAGAAGTCAGAAGTCAGAAGAAACCTGCAATTGGTAGGATATTCAGAATTTACTTGGCCACAAAAAAATCACTCTCAAAGAATTTTCGGATCAGGATCCAACATAATCTAGGCTATTTTCTATAGGTAAACTGTACCAGACAGCCTGCTACCATCTTCTTACTTTTCCCATTAACAATGTTGGAATTTGAGGTGATTGCCACAAACCTGAAAAGAAGGAAGCATTCCGGCACGGCTGGTAGGGCTGGGTATCTTCCTCCATCTCCATGTCCATCGCTGCTGGTGCTGGTGCCGGTGCCGTGGTGCTCTGATCTTGGCTGACCTTGGATGGTGGCTCTGAAGATATGCCCACGGCCACGGATACAATGTTCACCTTGTCATGGACAATGGTTGGCGCAGTAGCAGTTACAGTTGGAGCATGTTCTAGTGGTTCATCCTCTTCCATCATGTCAACGACCTTGTCATCCTAGCAACAAAAAATTGATGCAATATTATCATgaattggttgaattaatcttggTATCTCTCACTATGATCCTGGAGCTAGCTCGCCAGATATGAGGTTGGCAAATCAGCCGTAGGGTAGTGGTCCAGTAAGGCTAAGTAGTTCTTTAGGGTCATCATCCATCTCACATGGTATTAGCACTACCAATTACGTGCTAATTACTTCCTTTTATTCAGGTCAATGACTGCTAGTTCCTAACTATTTGACTATATATTCAGAATCTAGGTCTTCCATTGCTTATATAAGTTAGCTCAGTTACTACCAGTTTAGGATTTCTTTTTTCTCGAACAAGCATCAAAACTTTTTAGCTAAGAAGGCGCGAAGAACAAAAGGCCGCCGAGGGCCAAAAGACGAGCAAAGATAAATAGCAAAATGAAGAAGGTAAAAATAAATGCTAAGCTAGGTGATGCAGGCCAGTTTACTTCCAGTTTTTAACTAGAACTCATAAAATGGAGAGCCGCAGGACAACGGCGCCGCCCCCGCCGCTGCCCCCGCTGCCGAAGAGCTGAATCTGGGGGATCTAACGGCAGGAAAACTGAACGCCTGTTCCTAGCTAGAACTCAACAGAGGACACTGTCTACCATAACATACCTGTAACTGTAGTTTGATCCTCTTAGGATCAAGAAAGATGGCGAATCCGTGGCTAGACACAACCTCAACGTCCTTCCTCTTCACGTTCATCGGCACCGCGAGGTCAGTCATCTTCCTCAGCTGGACGGACTCGAGATACTATATATGGGGTAGTTATAGTCTATCCTTACTAATTAATAACAGGATTTTAGCTCGTAATGGCGTCCGAGAACGAAGAGCTGACCATGGAATCGAGATGACTTGGATCATGAAGTCACTCTGCCAATCCAGAATAAATTTAGACAACATGTGATGTAACGTCTATTGGCTAATCCTAGTTGACGTTTTCCATGTTGGTGATTAATTTGCCCTTTAATCTTCTCGGATTAACATAGAGACCTCTCCGCAGTGGATGGGTCAAATGATAACTGGTGCTAGTGGTCGTTGTTTTTGTCTGCCAGCAACATGCTGCTGACTTGCTGAGAAGCCTCTCTGGGTGCTGAAGGGTAACCAAAGAAGAGAGAAATTACCTAGCACTGATGCTATGTGAGCGTCGAAATGAAGTCAAGAAGCTTCGCACCACCACTAAACTGAATAAGTACTTTTTATTTATTTCTTATGCCCTGAGCTCTCACATTCCTATTTATTTAGATAACAAAACACGGACTACTTGGCATATGCTAAGTGGTATGGTAAATAAAAGCTTAAACGATAAACAAAAAATAGATAATAAGCTGATGGCAGTGATCTTTTGAGTAAAAAGGACAATTaacattttttctatttttcacaAGGAGAAGAGCAAAAATATTGTTTCCCGACGCAGTCATTGCTGGACATAAACAGGCTTCGTGAACCCTATTCTCCAAAACCAACTCACCTTTTATAATTATACTGTATTAACTGGGCTTATACTGATGAATGAACAAAATTCTATTTCACCAATCATGTCGCACTGCCTTACTTCTTCCCTGCTTATATGCTTCCAAATTGGCAAAAGTGCCCCTTATGTTCCCTAATCCCCTGAAAACAGAGTGCTACTAACTTATTAGTCCTTGCTCAATATTATAGGATGCTTCATGTGGCAGTTGAAAGGCAAACCATTGACTAACTGTTCTTGATAGCTTCTCACATGGTTGCATGTCAGCTACAGTATGAAAGACTTTTTTTTTTTTCTGCGGGGGATGAAAAAATTAAAATTGACACTAGTATTACAACAGCACACCTCAATAGTGCCAAGTAACTAGAGATGGGCCGATCAGTTAATCCCACTCTCGTACTAGTACATATACAAGAGGAAGCCTGAGCCTTAATTGGGCCTAAAAGCTATACAAATCTAGGTTGTTTCCGACATAGGATTATATATATTCTTAGCACCCTCCTCAATTCAGGGTGGATCTGAACACTGAGTTTGAGAACATGAAGACAATGTTGTTCTCTAGTTTGAAACCTGTAGTTTTAGGTATATTCTTAGCAGCCCTCCTCAAATTCAGGGTGGATCAACATTGAGTTTGAGAACATTAAGACAAGGTTGttgtggaggtggcgttttggctcataggagcaaatgctcccattatataaaataattaaaaattaattttaaaattgtcaaaaaaaattgacataaatattttggtgtacatcgtgacattctatgttcgtacacaagttttcgtggaaaaacaacattttgtgtggtgtgcacaaaaagacaaaaaaatataCTGTAAGTAGTCgtgttacaacatcaaaatttgtcttttttacaggagccacaggaAAAAAATTCTTTTTTTGAAAAtttgtgtaccaacataaaatgtctagatgtacatgtaaaaatttagtttagaattttttgacacttagaaatgtggattcacataatgggagcaaatgctcctatgagccaaagtgcatttcccGGTTGTTCTCTAGTTTGAAACTTG
It includes:
- the LOC127314497 gene encoding uncharacterized protein; the protein is MTDLAVPMNVKRKDVEVVSSHGFAIFLDPKRIKLQLQDDKVVDMMEEDEPLEHAPTVTATAPTIVHDKVNIVSVAVGISSEPPSKVSQDQSTTAPAPAPAAMDMEMEEDTQPYQPCRNASFFSGFF